In Gadus macrocephalus chromosome 4, ASM3116895v1, the following proteins share a genomic window:
- the LOC132456178 gene encoding torsin-1A-like, protein MTGFMNNDNPKKSLVLSFHGTTGTGKTLASRLIVKNIYKEGMDSRFVHFFNPVINFPHASQVETYKSQLQHWIRGNVTNCAHSMFIFDEMDKMHPGIIDGIKPFMDYQYKLDGVAYQKAIFIFLSNAGGKIIRESTLVSWKAGKKREELKLEDVKTALSSFVFDFYGESNVVDFFIPFLPLERQHIVQCIMVEMVAMGLQPDHNKACEMADKIVNYIPDDERRISVSGCMMIARRLRYFMQ, encoded by the exons ATGACTGGATTCATGAACAATGATAACCCAAAGAAGTCTCTGGTCCTCTCTTTCCATGGGACTACTGGCACGGGGAAGACTTTGGCCAGTCGGCTGATTGTCAAAAACATCTACAAGGAGGGGATGGACAGCCGCTTTGTCCACTTTTTTAACCCTGTAATTAATTTCCCGCATGCAAGCCAGGTTGAGACCTACAAG TCTCAGTTACAGCATTGGATCAGAGGAAATGTCACCAACTGTGCCCATTCCATGTTCATCTTTGATGAGATGGACAAGATGCATCCTGGCATAATTGATGGCATAAAGCCATTTATGGACTACCAATACAAGCTGGATGGAGTGGCATATCAGAAAGccatcttcatcttcctcag TAATGCTGGGGGAAAAATCATCAGAGAGAGCACTTTGGTTTCCTGGAAAGCaggaaaaaaaagagaggaaCTCAAGCTGGAGGATGTGAAGACAGCCCTGTCTTCGTTTGTTTTCGACTTTT ATGGAGAGAGTAATGTGGTGGACTTCTTCATCCCATTCCTGCCCCTGGAACGCCAGCACATTGTCCAGTGTATTATGGTTGAGATGGTTGCCATGGGCCTCCAGCCAGACCATAATAAGGCTTGTGAAATGGCAGATAAAATCGTAAATTACATTCCTGATGATGAGAGACGCATCTCTGTCTCGGGTTGCATGATGATTGCCAGGCGGCTGAGGTACTTCATGCAATAA
- the LOC132456179 gene encoding torsin-1B-like isoform X2 codes for MCSGLKADLKSRLFGQHIAAEVIMKAVDGLMNNDNPKKPMVLSFHGRPGTGKNLACELIVKNIYKEGMDSRFVHYFNAAIHFPHINEVETYKFQLQHWIRGNVTNCARSMFIFDEMDKMHAGVIDGINPFMDYQYKLDGVSYQKAIFIFLSNNGSTFITQTTLDSLKAGKKREKLKLKDMETALSLSCPLFIYRGVSNVVDFFIPFLPLERRHIVQCIMVEMKAMGHEPEHEKACELADEILNYFPKDEKFFSVSGCKRLASRLRFFM; via the exons ATGTGTTCTG GTTTGAAGGCTGACCTGAAAAGCAGACTCTTTGGTCAACATATAGCTGCAGAGGTCATCATGAAAGCTGTGGATGGATTAATGAACAATGACAACCCCAAGAAGCCTATGGTCCTCTCTTTCCATGGGAGACCTGGGACAGGGAAGAATTTGGCCTGTGAGCTGATTGTAAAAAACATCTACAAGGAGGGAATGGACAGCCGCTTTGTCCATTACTTTAACGCTGCAATACATTTCCCACACATCAATGAAGTTGAGACCTATAAG TTTCAGTTACAGCATTGGATCAGAGGAAATGTTACTAACTGTGCCCGTTCCATGTTCATCTTTGATGAGATGGACAAGATGCATGCTGGCGTAATTGATGGCATAAATCCATTTATGGACTACCAATACAAGCTGGATGGCGTGTCATATCAGAAAGccatcttcatcttcctcag TAACAATGGGAGTACATTCATCACACAGACCACTTTGGATTCCTTGAAAGcaggaaaaaagagagagaaactcaAGCTGAAGGATATGGAGACTGCCCTTTCCCTTTCTTGCCCTTTGTTCATATATC GTGGAGTGAGTAACGTGGTGGACTTCTTCATCCCATTCCTGCCCTTGGAACGCCGGCACATTGTCCAGTGTATTATGGTTGAGATGAAAGCCATGGGCCACGAACCAGAACATGAGAAGGCCTGTGAATTGGCAGACGAAATCCTAAACTATTTTCCTAAGGATGAGAAATTCTTCTCTGTCTCGGGTTGCAAGAGGCTTGCCAGCCGACTGAGATTCTTCATGTAA
- the LOC132456179 gene encoding torsin-1A-like isoform X1 produces the protein MCSGSSRVDTLLSHHIPIKMNSRNRKNLVVLLLLLVCTCRIDAFFSIFKDWYDKLTPSNEECNEDGISFDGRGVGKGLKADLKSRLFGQHIAAEVIMKAVDGLMNNDNPKKPMVLSFHGRPGTGKNLACELIVKNIYKEGMDSRFVHYFNAAIHFPHINEVETYKFQLQHWIRGNVTNCARSMFIFDEMDKMHAGVIDGINPFMDYQYKLDGVSYQKAIFIFLSNNGSTFITQTTLDSLKAGKKREKLKLKDMETALSLSCPLFIYRGVSNVVDFFIPFLPLERRHIVQCIMVEMKAMGHEPEHEKACELADEILNYFPKDEKFFSVSGCKRLASRLRFFM, from the exons ATGTGTTCTGGTAGCTCGAGAGTGGACACTCTGCTTTCACATCACATCCCTATCAAAATGAATTCCAGAAACAGAAAGAATCTCGTAgtacttttgttgttgttagtgTGCACTTGCAGGATCGATGCCTTTTTTAGTATTTTCAAAGATTGGTATGACAAATTAACACCATCCAACGAAGAATGTAATGAGGATGGGATTTCCTTTGACGGTAGAGGAGTGGGGAAAG GTTTGAAGGCTGACCTGAAAAGCAGACTCTTTGGTCAACATATAGCTGCAGAGGTCATCATGAAAGCTGTGGATGGATTAATGAACAATGACAACCCCAAGAAGCCTATGGTCCTCTCTTTCCATGGGAGACCTGGGACAGGGAAGAATTTGGCCTGTGAGCTGATTGTAAAAAACATCTACAAGGAGGGAATGGACAGCCGCTTTGTCCATTACTTTAACGCTGCAATACATTTCCCACACATCAATGAAGTTGAGACCTATAAG TTTCAGTTACAGCATTGGATCAGAGGAAATGTTACTAACTGTGCCCGTTCCATGTTCATCTTTGATGAGATGGACAAGATGCATGCTGGCGTAATTGATGGCATAAATCCATTTATGGACTACCAATACAAGCTGGATGGCGTGTCATATCAGAAAGccatcttcatcttcctcag TAACAATGGGAGTACATTCATCACACAGACCACTTTGGATTCCTTGAAAGcaggaaaaaagagagagaaactcaAGCTGAAGGATATGGAGACTGCCCTTTCCCTTTCTTGCCCTTTGTTCATATATC GTGGAGTGAGTAACGTGGTGGACTTCTTCATCCCATTCCTGCCCTTGGAACGCCGGCACATTGTCCAGTGTATTATGGTTGAGATGAAAGCCATGGGCCACGAACCAGAACATGAGAAGGCCTGTGAATTGGCAGACGAAATCCTAAACTATTTTCCTAAGGATGAGAAATTCTTCTCTGTCTCGGGTTGCAAGAGGCTTGCCAGCCGACTGAGATTCTTCATGTAA